The following nucleotide sequence is from Acyrthosiphon pisum isolate AL4f chromosome A2, pea_aphid_22Mar2018_4r6ur, whole genome shotgun sequence.
tgaAATTGTAGGGACTTAACTACTACGTAATAccgaaataacaataaaatgtcgACAAATCTATATAAGTCAATTAGTGTAATTTCCGAAccctgtacctacctactaaatttaatattaaatttagaacatATCGTATTTATTGTACCATATCAATACTGACAATACTATCTAATACTTCGGCAGTAGTAAATAagtaatacctattacatagtTGGTGTTCTTTCTATAGTTATGGATAGGTTATTGATAATAGCAGTTATTACACGAGAATcacaattaaaactttaaatcttaaaaagagtttttgaaaaaaaaatgaatatgacCCTCAGATGAATATTAGTATACTTAGGATTTTAGTTATAAGGGTTGAAGAAATGAAAAAGGCCAGTTAAATTGCTTTTAAATTTCACGGACCGAAATGCTTCCCAAGTCCACCTCTAGACATAACTCatataacatacattattaAGGTAATAGTGGCATAGATATGGTACCGTCGATGAGTCCGTTCTGGTACAAAAATTCGCTGTATACCATCTGGTTTATGGGGTCGATGAGCCCGTTGCCGATGGCCAGTCCCTTGAGATTGATCTTGACCTGGGCACCTGGATTGTTCTGGTGGATGGCGTACGACACGGCCGGCACGTACTTGCCGGCGTACGACTCGCCGGCCGCGTAGAACTCGTTTTGCCGGTACTCCGGGTACAGCGTGAAGAACTGCACCAAGGCGGCGTAAAGGTTCCGGGCGACGTCCGTCTGGTTGGAGCTGTAACCGGCATCGTCGCCGGTGAAGCTGTACCCCGCGCCTACTGGATTATCCACGTACAGCACCGAGTGCGTGGACGTCCATGCGTACCGGCGCGTCTGTAGAACGCCGGCCGCGTCCACCGTGAAAGGGCCGTGCTCGTTGAACACCGAAAATAGGCTGGACGCGCCCGGGCCACCCTGCAGCCACAGCACGACGGGCGCGCCGCTGGACCCATTTGTGGCGGGGAAGAACCAGAAGAACAAGTTGGATAGGAGCGCCTCGTCCACGGTCAGGTAACCGGCGCAACtgtccaccgccgccgccgtgctGTTGTCCAGGCGCACTTTGCACGCGGCCCGTGCCTCATCGATCCGGCCGTCGTGTATCATGGGCGACAGGTACAGTGCCCCGTCGTCTTTTACGTTGGTTCGCGCCGAACAGCTGCACCAGCAAATGGCGGCGAAAAACGTGACGACGAACTTCGAGGTGGCGGACCGCCGCCGAATTCGGAGTTCGCGACGCATGACGAcggactattatattatattattatacactggcGCGATGAGCCCGGTATAAAACCTGCGGTAGTATACGTGACCGCGCGTAGTCGTCGTCGGTATCGGTctgatgtacctataatattatgttattattattaagtattataacgatgatattattaccGCATGGAATGATCGTTATTCCGCTCGTTGATCACTACGCAGGTTACGTCGAGTTCGCGTGTCATGTTAATATTAATGGTGATAGTAACAGAATAACAAAACGCATAGCGATTTAATGAATATCCAGAACGGGGTGTCCGACTGGCGACTGGTTAAAACATTATGCGTTACGCATGTCTGCTGGTTAGGCGAACGAGAGCGGCGTAGTATACCGACTACCGGtgtgtgatatatatatattgttatattttattttattaaatgtgcgCTCGATGGGAATCGTCTGCGTAGCGTCGACGATTtcatacgataacattttatattatgagaaTGTCAGTGATGAAATCGCCCTCCCTCCACCCGTTCGAATCGAGCTTTTTTCCCGTGACGTATATTGCGCCGACGTTctcgaataatttatattgggccgcatattaatttgttgtacgccgtacataatatttttgcgtGTAGTATAGTCTTGTGCGTACTTATGTCTTATGTGATGCAGATGCTATTAAATATGTGTATAGACCAGGGGCGGATCCAGACATTTTCTGAGGGGGGGGGCGCACATTTTGaggacatttaattatatttgtcttCCGATTTTTTGCAGTTAAACCGTTTAATtccattgaagttaaaattgtataatgataataataaatgaatattctttaaatactaCATACTAACTATACATGTATTACCAATTTATCATTTCTGAGTTCTGTTAAGTTCATCTTAActacatttctattttataagttgtttaatgttttgtattaacttattgaaaaatgatggctagttcaatattatatttcaataacaacGATCGGAAGATAACGCCATAACTGCGTGCTGACGGTGTAGCGCGTTgccttaaaatattttgaatgtaatatttatttttgaatttaatataaatattaaccacaataatagcaaaaataaacatgctgaatgtagaaaatattatataataatattataaccgtcgTGGCAGGCGATTCGAGGCTTAAAAAAGCGTTGTACTGTCTgtcttacacaattattattttatggaaacattttttacaactaaATACGTGCTGAGGTGGTGGCCCGCGCCCCCTACGCCACCCctctggatccgccactggtatagacttatatgtttataatttttattttttactgtacttTCCgcgggattataatattatataggtatgtatacaaaCGAACTTTGAGGATAGGGCGCCAAAGTCGTGAATATTACCTCGTCGTCCGTTTTTTAACGTATATGAGAATCCTAGATacaaacatttagtaaaaatcggaatttaaaagaatattattattacgatttattgatttataaatatatgtttattacgtataatgtttatttacttatatcttAATTCATTCCATTTGCAACAATTGAACAATGTATATAGTGTTGCAATGTAAGTATTTAACAGAAATATGATGAGAAAAGAaaagtttacaaaatattaaatataattatgtaattgaaTTGTCTGTTTGATAACCcttctgttttattattatttattattaaaataaacataattataatatttaactgcatttacagtgtacattaaaatgttaataaaaatcaaataggtattgtaacttatattaatacacGCAGAGAGAGAggggaaaaaattatattgaacatttttaaataattacacattaaatactgCCTTAATATCACTTATAttgcaaaaaaacaaatctaGTTTTACTGAATTAGTATTGGACATATACTGATATTGATATACAGGGTAACGGGGAGgaaaaataatagttaggttCTACTTATAGtacgtatattttgtaatgcGTGTTAAACATGTTGTAtgcacttttaaataaaatttaaaaataattactaaccaCCGTTGCATAtcaacgataattattatatcgtataatatttgtgttagcatgaaataatt
It contains:
- the LOC100159655 gene encoding venom serine carboxypeptidase, with amino-acid sequence MRRELRIRRRSATSKFVVTFFAAICWCSCSARTNVKDDGALYLSPMIHDGRIDEARAACKVRLDNSTAAAVDSCAGYLTVDEALLSNLFFWFFPATNGSSGAPVVLWLQGGPGASSLFSVFNEHGPFTVDAAGVLQTRRYAWTSTHSVLYVDNPVGAGYSFTGDDAGYSSNQTDVARNLYAALVQFFTLYPEYRQNEFYAAGESYAGKYVPAVSYAIHQNNPGAQVKINLKGLAIGNGLIDPINQMVYSEFLYQNGLIDEDGKRLFKVQEDLARDRIANQDYRAAYAAMTRMMITTPSLYSELTDMQNIYNVAWNRNPIPFEGGNWDRYVQGPVARAALHVGRRQWSSVDTVYERMKYDIPMSVAPWLAELLNDGRYRVLLYSGQLDAIVPYRGTVNVARALRWTGAERFGNATRTAWYLVAKVAGYATTYGPLTELLVRNAGHMVPYDQPAWAHDMINRFTSGKPFD